A single genomic interval of Anopheles darlingi chromosome X, idAnoDarlMG_H_01, whole genome shotgun sequence harbors:
- the LOC125948873 gene encoding origin recognition complex subunit 5 isoform X2 has translation MAKSCDEVVYSERSQIIKDISARYPCHEKIIHKLYKYYGSGDPFPPALYLYGHGVTGKSSILESLFAELGGVRYLKLNVIEAYSNKLLFENIAFGLQDIRLSTHNGYTYAHRLEYTKEFLTELRRLDRSLAYVIVIESAERLRDADQNLLPMLLQLPEATGQNISVVLMSSLPFEKYYIKTGMPSIPKLFVPAYSRDSMLKILSNDFHKIKLDAQKLAHLAGLEHRLELIDRTVTQELYSNFVHLFLSTFWKVCRDVGSSNLDVDYCHSQMHLVQQLELPYYAKYLLIAAYLASHNPAKEDKRLFLKSHGKQRKRMQTVNARAKVSEKMAVQLGPKAFGIDRLLAIFYAILDGEKVAVTSNLLTQIATLVHLKLLAYVSSADASLLDGTARLQCTVGLDSILQIGRMIGFNVRQYLCDFF, from the exons ATGGCTAAAAGTTGTGATGAAGTGGTATATTCGGAAAGGAGCCAAATTATCAAGGATATATCGGCGAGGTATCCTTGTCATGAGAAGATCATCCACAAGCTATACAAATACTATGGCAGTGGGGATCCCTTTCCGCCCGCCCTGTATTTGTATGGCCACGGTGTTACGGGCAAATCGTCCATTCTGGAGTCTCTGTTCGCAGAATTAGGTGGGGTGCGCTATTTGAAACTCAATGTGATTGAAGCGTACTCCAACAAGTTGTTGTTCGAAAACATCGCATTTGGTCTGCAGGATATTCGGCTTTCTACGCACAATGGCTACACCTACGCGCACAGGCTCGAGTACACGAAGGAGTTTCTAACTGAACTTCGTCGTCTCGATCGGTCACTCGCatacgtgatcgtgatcgagagTGCGGAACGCTTACGTGACGCGGACCAAAACCTTCTGCCGATGCTACTGCAGTTACCTGAAGCCACTGGCCAAAATATTTCCGTTGTGCTGATGTCGTCATTACCGTTTGAGAAGTACTACATTAAAACAGGCATGCCCTCCATTCCTAAGCTGTTTGTACCGGCGTATTCGCGTGACAGCATGCTCAAAATTCTCTCGAACGACTTTCACAAG ATTAAACTGGATGCCCAGAAGCTCGCCCATCTCGCTGGCCTCGAGCACAGACTCGAACTTATCGATCGTACGGTTACGCAAGAGTTGTACTCCAACTTTGTGCACCTATTTCTCAGCACCTTCTGGAAGGTGTGCCGGGACGTGG GTAGCAGCAATCTGGATGTCGACTACTGTCACTCGCAAATGCATTTagtgcagcagctggagctgcCGTATTACGCCAAATACTTACTCATTGCGGCATACCTTGCCAGCCACAACCCGGCCAAAGAGGACAAACGGCTGTTTCTCAAAAGCCACGGCAAACAGCGGAAGCGAATGCAAACAGTGAATGCACGGGCGAAGGTGTCGGAGAAAATGGCCGTTCAACTGGGACCGAAAGCATTTGGGATTGATCGACTGTTAGCTATTTTTTATGCCATCCTGGACGGGGAGAAGGTTGCCGTAACTTCCAACCTGCTGACACAGATCGCAACCCTCGTTCACCTGAAGCTGCTAGCATATGTCAGCTCGGCTGATGCGAGCTTGCTTGACGGTACAGCCCGGCTGCAGTGCACAGTTGGACTCGACAGTATCCTGCAAATTGGTCGGATGATTGGCTTTAACGTGCGTCAATACTTGTGCGACTTTTTCTAG
- the LOC125949016 gene encoding homeobox protein B-H1-like produces the protein MDRKLSSKTPSVMARHRLSHHRSAGDRSATALIVNEGSPLLIGNGSSCCSSSDERIHNELLRHALTHHPLHHHHHSNQHHSEVQQRYLIGCCLRKQRVKPPSTSCIGQGYVLSSPASLNGSLKRSEPNDSYSGTPTDYHHHHHHRNRQQLVASSDERTMQIANGAGTPRPYHPHNLGMEYGGPAPPSLPGTGTTVTPY, from the exons ATGGACCGAAAATTGTCATCGAAAACTCCTTCCGTAATGG CACGCCACCGGCTATCACATCACCGCAGCGCGGGAGACCGATCGGCTACGGCCCTGATCGTCAATGAGGGGTCCCCTCTGCTGATCGGGaatggtagcagctgctgctcgtcatccGACGAACGGATCCACAATGAATTGCTGCGGCATGCACTGACGCATCATccgctccatcaccaccaccattcgaatcAGCATCACAGTGAGGTTCAGCAACGGTACCTCATCGGATGCTGCTTACGAAAACAGCGAGTAAAG CCTCCATCCACATCATGCATCGGCCAAGGATATGTGCTCTCCTCCCCAGCCTCGTTGAACGGTTCGTTAAAGCGATCAGAACCGAACGATTCGTACAGTGGGACCCCGACcgattaccatcatcaccatcaccaccgtaaTCGACAGCAACTCGTTGCATCATCGGATGAACGGACAATGCAGATAGCAAACGGTGCCGGCACTCCTCGACCCTATCATCCGCATAACCTCGGCATGGAGTACGGTggcccagcaccaccgtcactgCCAGGTACGGGTACCACGGTGACCCCATACTAA
- the LOC125948990 gene encoding alpha-aspartyl dipeptidase, producing the protein MTKRQLFLMSSSALHGYEYLQHAEQDLTRFLQANKVKQVVFVPYALTDQKAYTQRVATVLERWGFGCVGLDATVDPVRAVQEAQAIYIGGGNTFLLLRTLYEKQLVTAIRERVLEHGVPYIGSSAGTNVATCSIQTTNDMPIVYPPSFDALGLVPFNINPHYLEPEEGSKHRGETRDQRIAQFHELNDAPVLGLREGASLLVEGNRATLVGTFPVRLFRKDTGAPTEHEPGTDLSFLL; encoded by the exons ATGACAAAACGGCAACTCTTTCTGATGTCCTCGTCCGCCTTGCACGGTTATGAGTATCTGCAGCATGCTGAACAGGATCTTACCCGGTTTCTGCAAGC CAACAAGGTGAAACAGGTCGTGTTTGTACCGTACGCCCTGACCGACCAGAAAGCGTACACGCAGCGTGTTGCCACCGTGCTGGAGCGATGGGGATTTGGCTGCGTTGGTTTGGATGCTACCGTGGATCCTGTGCGGGCGGTGCAGGAAGCGCAGGCGATTTACATTGGCGGTGGCAACACGTTCCTGCTGTTGCGCACGCTGTACGAGAAGCAGCTGGTGACGGCTATACGCGAGCGAGTGCTGGAGCACGGCGTACCGTACATCGGCAGTTCGGCCGGCACGAACGTAGCAACCTGCAGCATCCAGACGACTAACGATATGCCGATCGTGTATCCGCCTAGCTTCGATGCACTCGGACTGGTGCCGTTCAACATCAACCCGCACTACCTGGAGCCAGAAGAGGGGAGCAAGCATCGGGGTGAGACGCGCGATCAGCGGATCGCGCAGTTCCACGAGCTCAATGATGCGCCAGTGCTCGGACTGCGTGAAGGTGCTTCGCTGCTGGTCGAAGGTAACCGTGCCACGCTCGTCGGTACTTTCCCTGTGCGCCTCTTCCGCAAGGACACGGGTGCACCGACCGAACACGAACCGGGTACGGATTTGAGCTTCCTGCTCTAG
- the LOC125948873 gene encoding origin recognition complex subunit 5 isoform X1, with translation MAKSCDEVVYSERSQIIKDISARYPCHEKIIHKLYKYYGSGDPFPPALYLYGHGVTGKSSILESLFAELGGVRYLKLNVIEAYSNKLLFENIAFGLQDIRLSTHNGYTYAHRLEYTKEFLTELRRLDRSLAYVIVIESAERLRDADQNLLPMLLQLPEATGQNISVVLMSSLPFEKYYIKTGMPSIPKLFVPAYSRDSMLKILSNDFHKIKLDAQKLAHLAGLEHRLELIDRTVTQELYSNFVHLFLSTFWKVCRDVGELRLVVSQCFRYYYEPVIEGTIEANDALKLWRNISMVLKTTFTTLYMRLGSSNLDVDYCHSQMHLVQQLELPYYAKYLLIAAYLASHNPAKEDKRLFLKSHGKQRKRMQTVNARAKVSEKMAVQLGPKAFGIDRLLAIFYAILDGEKVAVTSNLLTQIATLVHLKLLAYVSSADASLLDGTARLQCTVGLDSILQIGRMIGFNVRQYLCDFF, from the exons ATGGCTAAAAGTTGTGATGAAGTGGTATATTCGGAAAGGAGCCAAATTATCAAGGATATATCGGCGAGGTATCCTTGTCATGAGAAGATCATCCACAAGCTATACAAATACTATGGCAGTGGGGATCCCTTTCCGCCCGCCCTGTATTTGTATGGCCACGGTGTTACGGGCAAATCGTCCATTCTGGAGTCTCTGTTCGCAGAATTAGGTGGGGTGCGCTATTTGAAACTCAATGTGATTGAAGCGTACTCCAACAAGTTGTTGTTCGAAAACATCGCATTTGGTCTGCAGGATATTCGGCTTTCTACGCACAATGGCTACACCTACGCGCACAGGCTCGAGTACACGAAGGAGTTTCTAACTGAACTTCGTCGTCTCGATCGGTCACTCGCatacgtgatcgtgatcgagagTGCGGAACGCTTACGTGACGCGGACCAAAACCTTCTGCCGATGCTACTGCAGTTACCTGAAGCCACTGGCCAAAATATTTCCGTTGTGCTGATGTCGTCATTACCGTTTGAGAAGTACTACATTAAAACAGGCATGCCCTCCATTCCTAAGCTGTTTGTACCGGCGTATTCGCGTGACAGCATGCTCAAAATTCTCTCGAACGACTTTCACAAG ATTAAACTGGATGCCCAGAAGCTCGCCCATCTCGCTGGCCTCGAGCACAGACTCGAACTTATCGATCGTACGGTTACGCAAGAGTTGTACTCCAACTTTGTGCACCTATTTCTCAGCACCTTCTGGAAGGTGTGCCGGGACGTGGGTGAGTTACGCCTAGTAGTGAGCCAATGTTTTCGCTACTACTACGAACCGGTCATTGAGGGAACAATCGAAGCCAATGACGCATTGAAATTGTGGCGCAACATCAGCATGGTACTGAAGACGACTTTTACTACCCTGTACATGCGGCTAGGTAGCAGCAATCTGGATGTCGACTACTGTCACTCGCAAATGCATTTagtgcagcagctggagctgcCGTATTACGCCAAATACTTACTCATTGCGGCATACCTTGCCAGCCACAACCCGGCCAAAGAGGACAAACGGCTGTTTCTCAAAAGCCACGGCAAACAGCGGAAGCGAATGCAAACAGTGAATGCACGGGCGAAGGTGTCGGAGAAAATGGCCGTTCAACTGGGACCGAAAGCATTTGGGATTGATCGACTGTTAGCTATTTTTTATGCCATCCTGGACGGGGAGAAGGTTGCCGTAACTTCCAACCTGCTGACACAGATCGCAACCCTCGTTCACCTGAAGCTGCTAGCATATGTCAGCTCGGCTGATGCGAGCTTGCTTGACGGTACAGCCCGGCTGCAGTGCACAGTTGGACTCGACAGTATCCTGCAAATTGGTCGGATGATTGGCTTTAACGTGCGTCAATACTTGTGCGACTTTTTCTAG
- the LOC125949002 gene encoding mitotic spindle assembly checkpoint protein MAD2A-like — protein MSTKNTVITLEGSSKIIAEYLRYAINSIIFQRGIYPAKEFEKYNRYGVLLYISKNEGVKRFLDAILPNIQAWCGQKLVISIMLVVYNSLTKEVAERWEFNIKYEKDGIQYESATADSGAQQMIPHKPSEQIYAEICSVMRQITSTIALLPLLDFHCTFDVLVNKRGGIPSKWSKTGSIDLSNTQTIHTRQFATGFHMMKTSVTYSLQQDK, from the exons ATGTCGACTAAGAACACTGTTATAACCCTTGAAGGGTCTTCCAAAATTATCGCGGAATATCTAC GATATGCAATAAACAGCATTATTTTTCAACGCGGCATCTACCCGGCCAAAGAGTTTGAAAAGTATAATCGATACGGCGTCTTGTTGTACATTTCGAAAAATGAGGGAGTCAAGCGGTTTCTTGATGCTATTTTGCCGAATATACAAG CATGGTGTGGCCAGAAATTGGTCATATCGATTATGCTCGTCGTATATAACTCACTCACGAAGGAAGTAGCAGAACGATGGGAATTCAACATAAAATACGAGAAAGACGGCATCCAATATGAGAGCGCCACAGCCGATTCAGGTGCGCAACAGATGATACCGCACAAGCCTTCGGAGCAAATTTATGCCGAGATTTGCTCTGTGATGCGCCAAATCACATCGACGATCGCATTATTGCCGCTCCTTGATTTCCACTGCACCTTCGATGTGCTGGTTAACAAACGTGGCGGGATACCGTCGAAATGGAGCAAAAcgggttcgatcgatttgagcAATACTCAAACGATACATACGCGTCAATTCGCGACGGGCTTTCACATGATGAAAACTTCAGTCACTTACAGCCTTCAGCAAGATAAGTGA
- the LOC125948755 gene encoding protein white, whose translation MTINTDDQYADGESKTTISSNRRYSTGSFQDQSMEEDVINATLTNDKATLIQVWRPKSYGSVKGQIPAHDRLTYTWREIDVFGQAATDGKSREPVCSRLRNCFTRQRLVKDFNPRKHLLKNVTGVARSGELLAVMGSSGAGKTTLLNALAFRSPPGVKISPNAVRALNGVPVTAEQMRARCAYVQQDDLFIPSLTTKEHLIFQALLRMGRDVPQSVKLHRVDEVLQELSLVKCADTIIGAPGRIKGLSGGERKRLAFASETLTDPHLLLCDEPTSGLDSFMAHSVLQVLKGMAMKGKTIILTIHQPSSELYCLFDRILLVAEGRVAFLGTPYQSAEFFSQLGIPCPPNYNPADFYVQMLAIAPNKETECRETIKKICDSFAVSPIARDIIETASLINGAGGIELERVKHINDAYFLQPMEGVDSTGYRASWWTQFYCILWRSWLSVLKDPMLVKVRLLQTAMVASLIGSIYFGQVLDQDGVMNINGSLFLFLTNMTFQNVFAVINVFSAELPVFLREKRSRLYRVDTYFLGKTIAELPLFIAVPFVFTSITYPMIGLKAGVSHYLTTLFIVTLVANVSTSFGYLISCASSSISMALSVGPPVVIPFLIFGGFFLNSASVPAYFKYLSYLSWFRYANEALLINQWAAVGDGEIACTRANVTCPASGEIILETFNFRVEDFALDIGCLFALIILFRLGALFCLWLRSRSKE comes from the exons ATGACGATCAACACAGACGATCAGTATGCGGATggggaaagcaaaacaactaTCAGTTCGAACCGG CGCTACAGTACGGGTAGCTTTCAGGACCAGTCGATGGAGGAGGATGTCATCAACGCGACGCTAACGAACGATAAGGCCACGCTGATACAAGTCTGGCGCCCGAAGAGTTACGGTTCGGTAAAGGGCCAGATACCGGCGCATGACCGACTGACTTACACGTGGCGCGAGATCGACGTGTTTGGTCAGGCGGCCACCGATGGCAAATCACGTGAACCAGTCTGTAGCCGGCTCCGGAACTGCTTCACTCGCCAACGGCTGGTGAAGGACTTCAATCCTCGTAAGCACCTGCTTAAGAACGTTACCGGAGTAGCCCGGAGCGGCGAGCTGCTGGCTGTGATGGGTAGCTCGGGTGCAGGCAAGACCACGCTGCTGAACGCTCTAGCCTTCCGGTCTCCGCCGGGTGTCAAAATATCGCCAAACGCGGTGCGTGCCCTAAACGGCGTTCCGGTGACAGCAGAGCAGATGCGAGCACGGTGCGCCTACGTACAGCAGGACGACCTGTTCATCCCATCGCTCACAACCAAGGAGCACCTGATATTCCAGGCGCTACTGCGGATGGGCCGTGACGTACCACAGTCGGTGAAGCTGCACCGGGTCGACGAGGTGCTGCAGGAGCTATCATTGGTCAAGTGCGCCGACACGATCATCGGTGCGCCTGGTCGCATCAAGGGTCTATCGGGGGGCGAGCGAAAGCGGCTGGCTTTCGCATCGGAAACGCTAACCGATCcgcatctgctgctgtgcgaCGAGCCCACGTCCGGGCTGGACTCTTTTATGGCGCACAGCGTACTGCAGGTCCTGAAGGGGATGGCGATGAAGGGTAAAACCATCATCCTTACCATCCACCAGCCGTCTTCCGAGTTGTACTGCCTGTTCGATCGTATCCTGCTGGTTGCTGAGGGTCGCGTCGCCTTCCTCGGGACGCCATATCAGTCAGCCGAATTCTTTTCGCA GTTGGGAATACCTTGCCCGCCGAACTACAACCCAGCTGACTTCTACGTGCAAATGCTTGCAATCGCACCCAACAAGGAGACCGAGTGCCGAGagacgataaaaaaaatttgCGACTCGTTCGCGGTCAGCCCGATCGCACGAGACATCATCGAAACGGCGTCGTTAATtaacggtgccggtggcattGAGTTGGAACGCGTCAAGCACATTAACGATGCATACTTCTTGCAACCGATGGAAGGCGTCGATAGCACCGGCTATCGGGCGAGCTGGTGGACTCAATTCTACTGCATCTTATGGCGCTCATGGCTGAGCGTATTGAAGGATCCGATGCTGGTGAAGGTGCGCCTGCTGCAGACGGCG ATGGTGGCCTCGCTCATCGGGTCCATCTACTTCGGTCAAGTGCTCGACCAGGACGGCGTGATGAACATCAATGGCtcattgtttctgtttctcaCCAACATGACCTTCCAGAACGTGTTCGCGGTGATAAACGTATTTTCGGCCGAACTACCCGTATTTTTGCGTGAAAAGCGTTCCCGCCTGTACCGCGTAGACACCTACTTCCTCGGCAAGACGATCGCAGAGTTGCCGCTGTTCATCGCTGTCCCTTTCGTATTCACCTCGATCACGTACCCGATGATCGGGTTGAAGGCGGGCGTTTCGCACTACCTAACCACACTGTTCATCGTGACGCTCGTCGCCAACGTGTCCACTTCGTTCGGCTATCTCATCTCCTGCGCCAGTTCTTCCATCTCGATGGCACTCTCAGTGGGCCCGCCCGTCGTCATACCGTTCCTCATTTTCGGCGGTTTCTTCCTCAATTCAGCCTCGGTGCCGGCATACTTCAAATACCTGTCCTACCTATCCTGGTTCCGGTACGCCAACGAGGCACTGCTCATCAATCAATGGGCGGCCGTCGGCGACGGGGAGATTGCATGCACACGTGCCAATGTCACGTGTCCGGCGTCGGGTGAGATCATTCTCGAGACGTTCAACTTCCGCGTCGAGGACTTTGCGCTTGACATTGGTTGCCTATTTGCGCTTATCATCCTGTTCCGGCTTGGCGCCCTGTTCTGTCTGTGGTTACGCTCTCGCAGCAAGGAATAA
- the LOC125949048 gene encoding enhancer of rudimentary homolog, protein MSHTILLVQPGRNPETRTYSDYESVNECMEGVCKIYEEHLKRRNPNTPTITYDISQLFDFVDQLVDLSCLVYQKSTNTYAPYNKEWIKEKIYVLLRQAAGNTD, encoded by the exons ATGTCGCACACGATACTGCTGGTGCAGCCGGGACGTAATCCGGAAACGCGCACGTACAGTGACTACGAGAGCGTCAACGAGTGCATGGAGGGTGTTTGTAAAATCTATGAGGAGCACCTGAAGCGCCGCAACCCGAACACACCCACAATCACCTACGACATCAGCCAGCTGTTTGATTTTGTAGACCAG CTGGTTGATTTGAGTTGCCTCGTATACCAGAAGTCGACCAACACCTACGCGCCGTATAACAAGGAATGGATCAAGGAAAAGATCTACGTGCTGCTCCGACAGGCCGCCGGCAACACAGACTAA